One region of Syntrophobacter fumaroxidans MPOB genomic DNA includes:
- a CDS encoding CpaF family protein, producing the protein MFNFMNRKPEPSSREENDAAMVRAEAPEELMRRRTRKRSIIPNEYYELKTRIHDRLIDLIDLSLLDSLDVNVLKVQIRKLVERILLEEENQIPLNLNERDHLFREIQDEVFGFGPLEPFLQDPTVSDILVNTYRQIYVERFGKLELTEARFKDDGHLRKIIDKIVSAVGRRIDESSPMVDARLPDGSRVNAIIPPLSLGGPALSIRRFSRDPLEMGDLITLNTLTPEIGEVLKAIIKARLNVLISGGTGSGKTTLLNVLSRFIPEEERIVTIEDAAELQLKQTHLVRLETRPPNIEGKGEVTQRELVKNTLRMRPDRIIVGEVRGQEAFDMLQAMNTGHDGSLTTIHANSPRDALMRLETMVAMAGLEIPGDFLRRYIASAINIVGQLSRLADGSRKLVSLQEITGMEGSMVTMQEIFTFEQTGIDAEGKVKGRFKACGIRPKFVEKLDAMSIALPKGIFDPRRVNDI; encoded by the coding sequence ATGTTCAACTTTATGAACCGCAAACCCGAGCCGTCTTCCCGGGAAGAGAACGACGCGGCCATGGTCCGGGCCGAAGCGCCGGAAGAGCTCATGCGCAGGAGAACCAGGAAGCGCAGCATCATTCCCAACGAGTACTACGAGCTGAAAACTCGAATCCACGACCGCCTGATCGACCTGATCGACCTTTCGCTGCTCGACTCCCTCGACGTCAACGTGCTCAAGGTTCAAATCAGGAAGCTGGTGGAGAGAATACTCCTCGAGGAGGAGAATCAAATCCCGTTGAACCTCAACGAGAGGGATCATCTCTTCCGGGAAATCCAGGACGAAGTCTTCGGATTCGGCCCCCTCGAGCCTTTCCTGCAGGACCCGACGGTGTCCGACATCCTGGTGAACACGTACCGGCAAATCTACGTGGAGCGCTTCGGAAAGCTGGAGCTCACCGAGGCGAGGTTCAAGGACGACGGGCACCTCAGGAAGATCATCGACAAAATCGTTTCGGCCGTGGGACGGCGCATCGACGAGTCCTCGCCGATGGTGGACGCGCGCCTCCCGGACGGCTCGCGCGTGAACGCCATTATCCCGCCCCTTTCCCTCGGAGGCCCGGCGCTTTCCATACGCCGCTTCTCGAGAGATCCGCTCGAGATGGGAGACCTCATCACCCTGAACACCCTGACGCCCGAAATCGGCGAAGTGCTCAAGGCCATCATCAAGGCGCGGCTCAACGTCCTCATTTCGGGGGGAACCGGCAGCGGGAAGACGACCCTTCTGAACGTTCTGTCGCGGTTTATCCCCGAGGAGGAACGGATCGTCACCATCGAGGACGCGGCCGAGCTTCAGCTCAAGCAGACTCACCTGGTCAGGCTCGAAACCCGCCCGCCGAATATCGAGGGAAAGGGCGAAGTGACCCAGCGTGAACTGGTGAAGAACACGCTGAGAATGCGTCCCGACCGGATCATCGTCGGCGAGGTCAGGGGCCAGGAAGCTTTCGACATGCTCCAGGCCATGAACACCGGTCACGACGGGTCGCTCACCACCATTCACGCCAACTCGCCCAGGGATGCCCTGATGAGGCTGGAGACCATGGTGGCCATGGCGGGGCTGGAGATTCCGGGCGACTTTCTGAGAAGGTACATCGCTTCGGCCATCAACATCGTGGGCCAGCTTTCCCGCCTGGCCGACGGAAGCCGCAAGCTCGTCAGTCTCCAGGAAATCACCGGCATGGAAGGAAGCATGGTGACCATGCAGGAAATCTTCACCTTCGAGCAGACGGGGATCGACGCGGAGGGCAAGGTGAAGGGGAGATTCAAGGCGTGCGGCATCCGGCCGAAGTTCGTGGAGAAACTGGACGCCATGAGCATCGCCCTCCCCAAAGGCATTTTCGATCCCCGAAGAGTCAACGACATCTGA
- a CDS encoding type II secretion system F family protein gives MDAMFTVVLFVLFLLILETLRYALSAIRNPEAVKVRERLKSMPAYVDEAPAPDIVRREHLSDIPWLNRLLLTIPGVRRFNLLVRQANTGHPAGFYLLLALVLAAVGYLIGTSLLKIPYSGLLCAVLLFFVPVLILMSRRKQRMEKFQRQLPEALDLVSRALKAGHAFSGGMKMVADEMDDPIGPEFDKTLDEINFGVSVADALKNLAARVACPDLSYFVVAVLIQRESGGNLADLIASITHLIRERFKLYGRIRVLSAEGRASAIILIAIPIFVAAALLVVSRSYITTLADDRIGRVLIGIAVCMMIFGVVVMRKMIRIDV, from the coding sequence ATGGATGCCATGTTTACCGTCGTCTTGTTCGTCCTTTTCCTGCTCATCCTGGAAACGCTTCGCTACGCCCTGTCCGCGATCAGAAACCCCGAGGCCGTCAAGGTCCGCGAGCGCCTCAAATCGATGCCCGCATACGTGGACGAAGCCCCGGCGCCCGACATCGTCCGGCGGGAGCACCTCAGCGACATTCCCTGGCTGAACCGGCTCCTTCTCACCATCCCCGGGGTGCGAAGATTCAACCTGCTGGTCAGGCAGGCGAACACGGGACATCCGGCCGGATTCTACCTGCTGCTGGCCCTGGTGCTGGCGGCCGTCGGGTACCTGATCGGGACGAGCCTTTTGAAGATCCCATACTCCGGCTTGCTGTGCGCCGTTTTGCTGTTCTTCGTGCCGGTTCTCATTCTCATGTCGCGGCGCAAGCAAAGAATGGAAAAATTCCAGCGGCAACTCCCCGAAGCCCTGGATCTCGTGTCCCGGGCGCTCAAGGCAGGGCATGCCTTTTCCGGGGGCATGAAAATGGTGGCCGATGAAATGGACGATCCCATCGGTCCCGAGTTCGACAAGACCCTCGATGAAATCAACTTCGGGGTGAGCGTGGCGGACGCGCTCAAGAACCTCGCGGCGAGAGTGGCCTGCCCCGACCTGAGCTATTTCGTGGTGGCCGTGCTCATTCAGCGGGAGTCCGGCGGGAACCTTGCCGACCTCATCGCGAGCATCACCCACCTGATCCGCGAGCGGTTCAAGCTGTACGGGCGGATTCGCGTGCTGTCGGCCGAGGGCCGGGCCTCCGCGATCATTTTGATCGCGATCCCGATATTTGTCGCGGCGGCGCTCCTTGTCGTCAGCAGGAGCTACATCACGACGCTGGCCGATGACCGGATCGGGAGAGTCCTTATCGGCATAGCCGTCTGCATGATGATCTTCGGAGTGGTGGTCATGAGAAAAATGATCCGAATCGATGTTTGA
- a CDS encoding type II secretion system F family protein, translating into MPQENLALIVAAMVFVIACLLVLSVALYWRHRETRKRIMEKIRQDGLELSGVEAEPAVQEITGAKRGPIVSFFDRVGKRMKTEKPSELRAQQLRFLRAGIRMENAPAVFMGAKCLGGLGLAFGFLLLKTVFFSLMSARLTAVAACATALVGFYLPDLWLRLKTSRRRKQLRRGLPDALDLMVVCVEAGMGIDSATYRVSEEMKLTNAPMSDELKYLNLELRAGKARRDALRNLALRTDLEDVNSLTTLLIQTDKFGTSVAQALRVHSDSFRTKRHQMAEELAAKLPVKLVLPLILFIFPSLFVVIMGPAMIRAFRTFMK; encoded by the coding sequence ATGCCACAAGAAAACCTTGCTCTCATCGTCGCTGCAATGGTGTTTGTCATTGCCTGCCTGCTCGTTTTGAGCGTGGCCCTTTACTGGCGCCACCGGGAAACCCGCAAACGGATCATGGAAAAGATCAGGCAGGACGGCCTGGAGCTCTCGGGCGTCGAAGCCGAACCCGCCGTCCAGGAAATCACGGGTGCAAAGCGCGGCCCCATCGTCAGTTTTTTCGATAGAGTGGGCAAGAGGATGAAGACCGAGAAACCGTCGGAGCTGCGCGCGCAACAGCTCCGCTTCCTGAGGGCGGGCATCCGCATGGAAAACGCGCCGGCCGTCTTCATGGGGGCGAAGTGCCTGGGCGGCCTTGGCCTGGCCTTCGGTTTCCTGCTGCTCAAAACCGTTTTTTTCTCGCTCATGAGCGCACGGCTCACCGCAGTGGCCGCCTGTGCGACCGCGCTGGTGGGCTTCTACCTCCCCGACCTCTGGCTCAGGCTCAAGACCTCCAGGCGCCGCAAGCAACTCCGAAGAGGCCTCCCCGACGCCCTGGACCTGATGGTCGTGTGCGTGGAAGCCGGGATGGGCATCGATTCCGCAACCTACCGCGTGTCCGAGGAGATGAAACTCACCAATGCGCCCATGAGCGACGAACTGAAATATCTCAATCTCGAGCTCCGGGCCGGCAAGGCGCGACGCGACGCGCTGAGGAACCTGGCCTTGAGGACGGACCTCGAGGACGTCAATTCCCTGACCACCCTGCTTATTCAGACGGACAAGTTCGGCACCAGCGTGGCCCAGGCCCTGAGAGTGCATTCGGATTCATTCAGGACCAAAAGGCACCAGATGGCCGAGGAGCTCGCGGCCAAGCTGCCGGTGAAGCTCGTGCTTCCCCTGATTCTCTTCATCTTTCCTTCGCTTTTCGTGGTGATCATGGGACCGGCGATGATCCGGGCGTTTCGGACGTTCATGAAATGA
- a CDS encoding tetratricopeptide repeat protein, protein MIDYRIGVFTSRILGTGRRRGAARRNPRACGAFLAVAVALCAWGLPGCSSKNAGDGVSLQKHYAKQIEKQNANIPEEIKKAEKLPEMSEADYERMGDTFARQGETTKAFISYEKVLRKEPDLTRVRLKRGMMFLARDMNDEAIRDFQQVLAKEPGNAQAYEGIGHALFKRRRYDEAEKNFREAVKLNNSLWMSHNFLGIVYDYKQRPELAVPEYQAAIAVRPDEGLLYNNLGISYAMMGDFEKAAAAFQEAMQKRPTNPKISNNLGIILCRLGRQSEALAAFGKAGDEAQAYNNLGCAYMMDGEFEKAARAFERAVSLRTTYYAQASDNLKKAEMALHSSGALGRQTPPPGSPVPVSGAPAVSRTPILQELKREPIKEQNLIEPVTAVKGTKAAEPADSAKVKSVSTPAPAPREQAPPNPVTMGKETSAVEPTTGKETNPVKPEDPAKAKSSPEPAPAPREQAPPNPVTMGKETSAVEPTTGKETNPVKTEDPAKAKSSPEPAPAPREQPPPNPVTTGKETSAVEPTTGKETNPVKTEDPAKAKSSPEPAPAPREQAPPNPVTMGKETSAVEPAAGTGKEKPDAEAKETAVREKNVAAPASDLKKSGGAESGAVGAPSPPAPPGVAANP, encoded by the coding sequence ATGATCGATTACCGGATCGGAGTTTTCACATCGAGAATATTGGGGACAGGCCGGAGGCGGGGCGCGGCGCGCCGCAATCCCCGCGCCTGCGGCGCTTTCCTTGCCGTTGCGGTGGCCCTCTGCGCGTGGGGACTTCCGGGATGCTCCTCAAAGAACGCGGGCGACGGCGTTTCCCTTCAGAAACACTATGCCAAGCAGATCGAGAAGCAGAATGCAAACATCCCCGAGGAGATAAAAAAAGCCGAAAAGCTGCCGGAAATGAGCGAGGCCGACTACGAGAGGATGGGTGACACGTTTGCCAGGCAGGGGGAAACCACCAAGGCTTTCATCAGCTACGAGAAGGTCCTGCGCAAGGAGCCCGATCTCACCCGGGTCCGTCTGAAGCGAGGCATGATGTTTCTTGCCAGGGACATGAACGATGAGGCGATCAGGGACTTTCAACAGGTCCTGGCGAAGGAACCCGGCAACGCCCAGGCCTACGAGGGGATCGGGCACGCGCTCTTCAAGCGCAGGCGTTACGATGAGGCGGAAAAGAACTTCCGGGAGGCGGTGAAGCTGAACAACAGCCTGTGGATGTCCCACAACTTCCTGGGCATCGTCTACGACTACAAACAGCGTCCCGAGCTGGCCGTGCCGGAATACCAGGCGGCCATCGCCGTCCGACCCGACGAGGGACTGCTCTACAACAACCTGGGAATATCCTACGCGATGATGGGGGACTTCGAGAAAGCCGCCGCCGCATTCCAGGAAGCGATGCAGAAACGGCCCACGAACCCGAAAATCAGCAACAACCTCGGCATTATACTGTGCAGGCTCGGACGGCAGTCCGAAGCTTTGGCCGCGTTCGGAAAGGCGGGTGATGAAGCCCAGGCCTACAACAACCTGGGATGCGCCTACATGATGGACGGCGAATTCGAAAAAGCGGCGCGGGCGTTCGAGAGAGCCGTCAGTCTGAGAACCACCTATTATGCCCAGGCCAGCGACAACCTCAAGAAAGCCGAAATGGCCCTGCATTCCAGTGGTGCCCTGGGCCGGCAGACGCCGCCCCCCGGCTCTCCGGTGCCCGTGTCCGGCGCCCCGGCGGTTTCCAGGACCCCGATTCTTCAGGAACTCAAACGCGAGCCGATCAAGGAGCAGAACCTCATCGAACCGGTCACGGCCGTGAAAGGGACGAAAGCCGCCGAACCGGCGGACTCCGCCAAGGTGAAGAGCGTCTCCACGCCCGCGCCGGCACCACGGGAGCAGGCTCCCCCCAATCCCGTGACGATGGGGAAAGAAACGAGCGCCGTCGAACCGACGACCGGGAAGGAAACGAACCCCGTCAAACCGGAGGATCCCGCGAAGGCGAAGAGTTCCCCCGAACCCGCGCCGGCACCGCGGGAGCAGGCTCCTCCCAATCCCGTGACGATGGGGAAAGAAACGAGCGCCGTCGAACCGACGACCGGGAAGGAAACGAACCCCGTCAAAACGGAGGATCCCGCGAAGGCGAAGAGTTCCCCCGAACCTGCGCCGGCACCGCGGGAGCAGCCTCCTCCCAATCCCGTGACGACGGGGAAAGAAACGAGCGCCGTCGAACCGACGACCGGGAAGGAAACGAACCCCGTCAAAACGGAGGATCCCGCGAAGGCGAAGAGTTCCCCCGAACCCGCGCCGGCACCGCGGGAGCAGGCTCCTCCCAATCCCGTGACGATGGGGAAAGAAACGAGCGCCGTCGAACCGGCTGCCGGGACCGGCAAAGAGAAGCCTGACGCTGAGGCGAAGGAAACCGCCGTCCGGGAAAAGAATGTCGCTGCACCTGCGTCAGACCTGAAAAAGTCGGGGGGTGCGGAATCGGGAGCGGTCGGGGCACCATCCCCACCGGCTCCCCCGGGGGTTGCAGCCAACCCGTGA
- a CDS encoding hybrid sensor histidine kinase/response regulator — translation MFNSSSLRFYLVSRLAVIFLCFTAAACAAFLFFAGKQDEAGFRSEALADRARGDAVLSERIRELRERLGALSSDKNVVAGLVSSDRAALTATLNARYARASGVYFAVRDAQKDEFLPGDLSKEVIASLREFEKGSADTSDNEEYRSGTGRVVFSRIVLSQNRRIGTAYCVYLPIDDHSIGQILDREIWGQVFVPTREGLARVGGQKEAPSPAPDDLGSLKPGDIRDGRVGGSDGLVSRSTVSPLHVYFAPYAKMREFRLKALAIVGALGLAMLTLFVALSLLIARRIVGPLEYLVGRASAVSRGVKVDFTPPDGGQFAEFEGLNEAFDHLLVKLDEYENKSRYKEFFDSVSDAVCISDMQGNIIEANETAYRVTGCGPVEMRTKKLWEIYDVAHPDKVFSEVFTGGETVFKVSRRSEEGRLQSVEVKAKLIFYKGHECILTLARDIGEWERAMDSIRTSEAKYRALFNTVSTAMAIVEKDKTIAHANDEFCRLCGVRRNAVEGFLSLENFLRKADCDKIGFFNVDKTQAPPPIPLDRWESELVRPDGTVRQVEIRVTEMPGVSQILIVLLDLTQRKALEAQVLQSEKLAALGQLISGVAHELNNPLASVVGYSELVQAGQASAKDKKHLEIIKNEALRASAIVKGLLTFARERKPEKQMIQVNEVLERTLGLRLYDFKVRNIQLVMTLDSQLPPTHADFFQLQVVFLNIINNAEHAMGENVGDKILTVSSRLMMDGKVIEVEITDNGSGIPDEMKNRIFDPFVTTKEVGKGTGLGLSVSYGIVQEHQGQILVESNLDKGTAFKVRLPIMQSEAMEARRAETASLPRPPGMGETKVVLVVDDEPFTLELLKQFLAQYGCQAILAGDAIEGLKVLRTYKVDAIISDIRMPGIDGKGFLSNIESEFPAFMKKFVFITGDTVNQDIYNMLREKKIPCIFKPFGMNELREVLKSIMH, via the coding sequence ATGTTCAACAGTTCAAGCCTCAGGTTCTACCTGGTCAGCCGGTTGGCCGTCATCTTCCTCTGTTTCACGGCGGCAGCCTGCGCGGCTTTCCTGTTTTTTGCGGGCAAGCAGGATGAAGCGGGGTTTCGATCCGAGGCCCTGGCGGACAGAGCCCGCGGGGACGCCGTTCTCTCCGAGCGGATCAGGGAACTTCGAGAGCGACTGGGAGCCCTCTCTTCCGACAAGAACGTTGTCGCCGGCCTGGTTTCAAGCGACAGGGCGGCGCTGACCGCAACCTTGAACGCACGGTACGCCCGCGCGAGCGGGGTTTACTTCGCCGTCAGGGACGCGCAGAAAGACGAATTCCTGCCCGGCGATTTATCCAAAGAAGTGATCGCTTCCCTGCGGGAGTTCGAGAAGGGGAGCGCGGACACAAGCGATAACGAGGAATACCGGAGCGGGACGGGCCGCGTTGTGTTTTCCCGTATCGTGTTGAGCCAGAACAGACGGATCGGGACCGCATATTGCGTCTACCTTCCCATCGACGACCATTCCATCGGACAGATCCTGGACCGGGAGATTTGGGGGCAGGTCTTCGTACCCACCCGCGAGGGTCTCGCCAGGGTCGGCGGACAAAAAGAGGCGCCCTCCCCCGCTCCCGACGACCTCGGGAGCCTGAAGCCCGGCGACATCCGGGACGGCCGGGTCGGCGGGAGTGACGGCCTTGTCTCCCGGAGCACCGTTTCCCCCCTGCACGTCTACTTCGCGCCCTACGCGAAGATGCGGGAGTTTCGGCTGAAGGCCCTTGCCATCGTCGGGGCGCTGGGCCTCGCCATGCTCACCTTGTTCGTGGCACTCTCTTTGCTGATCGCCCGGAGAATCGTCGGTCCGCTTGAGTACCTCGTCGGCCGCGCCTCGGCGGTATCGAGAGGCGTGAAGGTGGATTTCACCCCTCCCGATGGAGGGCAGTTCGCCGAGTTCGAAGGGTTGAACGAGGCTTTCGACCACTTGCTCGTCAAGCTGGACGAATACGAAAACAAGAGCCGCTATAAGGAATTCTTCGACAGTGTCAGCGATGCGGTTTGCATCAGCGACATGCAGGGCAACATCATCGAGGCCAACGAAACCGCTTATCGCGTGACGGGCTGCGGGCCGGTCGAGATGCGGACGAAGAAGTTGTGGGAGATATACGATGTGGCGCACCCCGACAAGGTGTTCTCGGAGGTCTTCACGGGTGGTGAAACCGTGTTCAAAGTCTCCCGGCGATCGGAGGAAGGTCGCCTCCAGTCGGTGGAGGTGAAGGCGAAACTGATTTTCTACAAGGGTCACGAGTGCATTCTCACCCTGGCACGGGACATCGGGGAGTGGGAAAGGGCCATGGATTCCATCAGGACCTCCGAAGCGAAATACCGGGCCCTTTTCAACACGGTCAGCACGGCCATGGCCATTGTCGAGAAAGACAAGACCATCGCGCATGCCAACGACGAATTCTGCAGGCTTTGCGGCGTTCGCCGCAACGCGGTCGAAGGGTTTCTGTCACTTGAAAACTTTCTGCGAAAAGCGGATTGCGACAAGATAGGATTCTTCAACGTCGACAAGACCCAGGCTCCCCCTCCGATACCCTTGGACCGTTGGGAGTCCGAGCTCGTCAGACCCGACGGCACCGTTCGCCAGGTGGAAATCCGGGTGACCGAAATGCCGGGAGTTTCTCAAATACTGATCGTCCTGCTGGACCTGACGCAACGGAAAGCCCTGGAAGCGCAGGTGCTCCAGTCGGAAAAGCTTGCCGCACTGGGACAGCTCATCTCCGGGGTCGCCCACGAGCTCAACAATCCGCTCGCCAGCGTGGTGGGGTATTCGGAACTGGTGCAGGCGGGCCAGGCGAGCGCAAAGGACAAGAAGCACCTGGAAATCATCAAGAACGAAGCGTTGAGGGCGTCCGCCATCGTGAAGGGACTGCTCACCTTTGCCAGGGAACGCAAACCCGAAAAACAGATGATCCAGGTCAATGAGGTCCTCGAGAGGACGTTGGGCCTCCGGCTCTATGATTTCAAGGTCAGGAATATCCAACTCGTCATGACCCTTGATTCCCAACTGCCGCCCACCCATGCCGACTTTTTCCAACTCCAGGTGGTGTTCCTCAACATCATCAACAATGCGGAGCACGCCATGGGCGAAAACGTCGGGGACAAAATCCTGACTGTTTCCAGCAGGCTCATGATGGACGGTAAGGTAATCGAAGTCGAGATCACGGACAACGGCTCGGGCATACCGGATGAAATGAAGAACCGGATCTTCGACCCGTTCGTCACCACGAAAGAGGTGGGAAAGGGTACGGGGCTCGGGCTCAGCGTCTCTTACGGGATCGTGCAGGAGCACCAGGGACAGATTCTCGTCGAGAGCAACCTCGACAAGGGAACCGCCTTCAAGGTCCGTCTTCCGATCATGCAAAGCGAGGCAATGGAGGCACGCCGCGCCGAAACGGCATCACTTCCCAGGCCTCCGGGCATGGGCGAGACCAAGGTCGTGCTCGTGGTGGACGACGAGCCCTTCACATTGGAGCTCCTGAAGCAGTTCCTCGCCCAGTACGGCTGCCAGGCCATCCTTGCCGGCGATGCAATAGAAGGCCTGAAGGTTCTGAGAACATACAAGGTCGATGCCATTATTTCGGACATTCGGATGCCGGGGATAGACGGAAAGGGTTTTCTTTCGAACATCGAGAGCGAATTCCCGGCCTTCATGAAGAAGTTCGTGTTCATAACCGGGGATACCGTGAACCAGGACATTTACAACATGCTGAGGGAAAAGAAGATCCCCTGCATTTTTAAGCCGTTTGGAATGAACGAGCTGCGAGAGGTTCTGAAATCGATCATGCATTGA